One segment of Saprospiraceae bacterium DNA contains the following:
- a CDS encoding serine protease, giving the protein MKSSEKTIEVEQNGDGTTSHSAVSNTPSGPAPSPRSLSLDELEADVMLSEADLEEMDADLEANQDEFLPDAYFGTYPDAQPRSLTEVIIGTDDRVRINPTTSFPWRAICALRITAANGNRYIGTGWLISPRTVITAGHCVFMHAAGGWVRSIEVIPGLNGALKPYGSGVSTNFRSVSGWVSSPNPNFDYGAIILPPSYKPGLATGLYKTAVLNDATLLGMTLNLSGYPGDKGGSQQWFHYKKPKSVNSRRIVYDIDTMGGQSGSPVWYKSGVDRFAVGIHTNGHASGNSATRIVPAVRTNLNNWASLGL; this is encoded by the coding sequence ATGAAATCCTCTGAAAAAACGATTGAAGTAGAACAAAATGGCGACGGCACCACCAGTCACTCCGCCGTGTCGAACACCCCTTCCGGGCCCGCGCCCTCACCCCGCTCTCTCTCGCTCGATGAGCTTGAAGCCGACGTGATGCTCTCAGAAGCGGACTTGGAAGAGATGGATGCCGATTTGGAAGCCAACCAAGACGAATTCTTGCCGGATGCCTATTTTGGCACCTACCCCGACGCGCAACCACGCAGCCTGACCGAGGTCATCATCGGTACAGACGACCGCGTTCGCATCAACCCGACCACATCTTTCCCCTGGCGTGCGATATGCGCCTTGCGCATCACGGCTGCCAATGGCAATCGTTACATCGGCACAGGGTGGCTCATCAGCCCGCGCACGGTCATCACGGCTGGACACTGCGTGTTCATGCACGCCGCTGGTGGTTGGGTGCGCTCCATCGAAGTCATACCGGGACTTAATGGCGCACTCAAACCTTATGGCAGCGGTGTCTCCACCAATTTCCGCTCAGTCAGTGGATGGGTCAGCAGTCCCAATCCGAATTTCGACTACGGTGCCATCATCTTGCCGCCCAGCTACAAACCGGGACTTGCCACGGGTCTTTACAAGACTGCTGTCTTGAATGATGCCACACTGCTGGGCATGACCCTCAACCTATCCGGCTACCCGGGCGACAAAGGGGGCAGCCAGCAGTGGTTCCACTACAAGAAGCCCAAATCCGTCAACAGCCGAAGAATCGTGTACGACATTGACACGATGGGAGGTCAAAGCGGCTCGCCCGTTTGGTACAAGTCGGGGGTTGACCGTTTTGCGGTCGGCATCCACACCAACGGACACGCATCGGGCAATTCTGCCACGCGCATCGTGCCCGCTGTGCGTACCAATTTGAACAATTGGGCATCCTTGGGTCTATGA
- a CDS encoding winged helix-turn-helix domain-containing protein, protein MANTKVLLCGNHAPLLQMLRNTSNIPVEQAANDSECQSFLQMSEVGMVVVIHVPGSDGFSTLRNCKRSNPNVPVIVATSDYSGPTTRLLLKSGAEDVLGLPVKSDDILACYEAYLPGYRLKPSAGKNGKSNHAAGKALLAAVAPGMVVAGVDMAQLPTAPDAFLPTTGQDTEYAYRGLELFFFGSFGVLHNGRRIEFTNQAKHLFAYLAYNHPRALSRDHLARTFWPDKYESMPEFARKSLNVELCHIRRTLRNQAGVEQDILVFEKNAYRLQLERSPESDVLTFKALHQKIQEHLRKEGEAPDVLLQNAIKTYKGNFLDDFPADTFGWVEFERQHLSSVFEQIADLYSAQLCAKNDYWKAIAVCNEILGRDARMEIIHRRAMQCYANLGMAHKVEAQYNLCCKTMEQEFQSKPSPETIQLYEEIKNKGKAA, encoded by the coding sequence ATGGCGAATACCAAAGTATTGCTTTGTGGCAACCACGCCCCCCTCTTACAAATGTTGCGCAACACAAGCAACATACCTGTTGAACAAGCCGCCAACGACAGCGAGTGCCAGTCTTTCCTGCAAATGAGCGAGGTGGGGATGGTGGTCGTGATTCATGTGCCGGGTAGCGACGGCTTCTCCACACTGCGCAATTGCAAACGCAGCAACCCTAACGTACCTGTCATCGTCGCCACATCCGATTATTCCGGCCCAACCACCCGCCTCCTCCTAAAATCCGGCGCAGAGGATGTGCTTGGATTGCCTGTCAAAAGCGACGATATCCTTGCGTGCTACGAGGCATATCTGCCCGGCTATCGGCTCAAGCCATCGGCAGGGAAAAACGGAAAGTCCAATCATGCGGCGGGCAAGGCGCTGTTGGCGGCAGTAGCCCCCGGCATGGTGGTCGCTGGCGTTGACATGGCACAGCTTCCCACCGCTCCCGATGCCTTTTTGCCCACAACGGGTCAGGACACCGAGTACGCGTATCGAGGGCTGGAGCTCTTCTTTTTCGGCTCATTCGGGGTGCTGCACAATGGCCGCCGGATAGAGTTTACCAATCAAGCCAAACACCTCTTTGCCTATTTGGCCTACAATCACCCTCGCGCTCTTTCACGCGACCACTTGGCTCGTACTTTTTGGCCCGACAAGTATGAGAGTATGCCCGAATTTGCCCGCAAGAGCCTCAATGTGGAACTTTGCCACATCCGCCGCACCTTGCGAAACCAAGCTGGCGTGGAGCAGGATATTTTGGTGTTTGAAAAAAATGCCTACCGCTTGCAACTCGAACGCTCCCCAGAATCGGACGTGCTAACCTTCAAGGCATTGCACCAAAAAATTCAGGAACACTTGCGGAAAGAAGGGGAAGCGCCCGATGTGTTGCTTCAAAACGCCATCAAGACTTACAAGGGCAATTTTCTCGACGATTTCCCGGCAGACACTTTTGGCTGGGTCGAATTCGAGCGCCAGCATCTAAGCTCCGTGTTCGAGCAAATAGCCGACCTGTATAGCGCCCAGTTGTGCGCCAAAAACGACTACTGGAAGGCCATAGCCGTATGCAACGAGATACTTGGCCGCGATGCACGCATGGAAATAATCCACCGCAGAGCCATGCAATGCTATGCCAACCTCGGCATGGCACACAAGGTGGAAGCACAATACAACCTGTGCTGCAAAACAATGGAGCAGGAATTCCAATCGAAGCCCTCACCGGAAACGATTCAACTGTACGAAGAAATCAAGAACAAAGGCAAAGCAGCGTGA